A DNA window from Sphingopyxis sp. CCNWLW2 contains the following coding sequences:
- a CDS encoding AMP-binding protein yields the protein MTSHVHGATEPPLIEHTIGDALALAAERWGGRDALVSVAQGIRWNFAELLERFDAFAAGLLALGLNPGDRIGIWAPNCVEWTLTQFAAARAGLILVTINPAYRLSEVEYTINKVGLSALVAATSFKTSDYPAMIEELAPEAAASTPGELRAARLPTLRSLILIGADARAGWLRFDDVTGQGSDTDRQRLAAIGPTLDPHDAINIQFTSGTTGLPKGATLSHRNILNNGYFVGHTQGLGEADRICIPVPLYHCFGMVMGNLASITHGAAMVYPSEGFDPEAVLRAVEAERCTSLYGVPTMFIAVLAHPRFDEFDVSSLRTGCMAGAICPEPLMRRVVERLNMRDVTIAYGMTETSPVSFQTAPDDPFERRVGSIGRVQPHLECKIVDVDGNIVPSGEPGELCTRGYSVMIGYWDEPERTADSIDADGWMHSGDLATIDAEGYGNIVGRLKDMVIRGGENIYPREVEDYLYRHPAIEDVAVVGIPDERMGEELCAWVRLKPGADVSPDDIREFCRGQIAHYKVPRYVRIVGEFPTTVTGKVQKYLIREAMVADLGKEEE from the coding sequence ATGACGAGCCATGTTCACGGAGCAACCGAACCGCCGCTGATCGAACACACGATCGGTGACGCGCTCGCGCTCGCCGCGGAGCGCTGGGGCGGCCGCGACGCGCTCGTTTCGGTCGCGCAGGGGATCCGCTGGAATTTCGCAGAACTGCTCGAACGGTTCGACGCCTTCGCCGCCGGGCTGCTCGCGCTCGGGCTGAACCCCGGCGACCGCATCGGCATCTGGGCGCCCAACTGCGTCGAATGGACGCTGACGCAGTTCGCCGCGGCGCGCGCGGGGCTGATCCTCGTCACGATCAACCCTGCCTATCGCCTGTCCGAGGTCGAATATACGATCAACAAGGTCGGCTTGTCGGCGCTCGTTGCGGCGACCAGCTTCAAGACGAGCGACTATCCCGCGATGATCGAGGAACTCGCGCCCGAGGCTGCTGCGAGCACGCCCGGCGAGCTTCGCGCGGCGCGCCTGCCGACGCTGCGCTCGCTGATCCTGATAGGTGCGGACGCGCGTGCGGGTTGGCTGCGCTTCGACGACGTGACGGGGCAGGGAAGTGATACCGACCGCCAGCGCCTCGCCGCGATCGGGCCGACGCTCGATCCCCACGATGCGATCAACATCCAGTTCACCAGCGGCACCACCGGCTTGCCGAAGGGCGCGACGCTCAGCCACCGCAACATCCTCAACAACGGCTATTTCGTCGGGCACACGCAGGGGCTGGGGGAGGCCGACCGCATCTGCATCCCGGTGCCGCTCTATCACTGCTTCGGCATGGTGATGGGCAATCTGGCCAGCATCACCCACGGCGCGGCGATGGTCTATCCGTCGGAGGGCTTCGACCCCGAAGCGGTGCTGCGCGCGGTCGAGGCCGAACGCTGCACGTCGCTCTATGGCGTGCCGACGATGTTTATCGCCGTGCTCGCGCATCCGCGCTTCGACGAGTTCGACGTCTCGTCGCTCCGCACCGGCTGCATGGCGGGCGCGATTTGTCCCGAACCGCTGATGCGGCGGGTGGTCGAGCGGCTCAATATGCGCGACGTGACGATCGCCTACGGGATGACCGAGACGAGCCCGGTGAGCTTCCAGACCGCGCCCGACGATCCGTTCGAGCGCCGCGTCGGCTCGATCGGCCGGGTGCAGCCGCATCTCGAATGCAAGATCGTCGATGTGGACGGCAACATCGTGCCCTCGGGCGAGCCCGGCGAGCTTTGCACGCGCGGCTATTCAGTGATGATCGGCTATTGGGACGAGCCCGAACGCACCGCGGATTCGATCGACGCCGACGGCTGGATGCACTCGGGCGATCTCGCGACGATCGATGCCGAAGGTTACGGCAATATCGTCGGCCGCCTCAAGGACATGGTGATCCGCGGCGGCGAGAATATCTACCCGCGCGAGGTCGAAGATTACCTCTATCGCCACCCCGCGATCGAGGATGTCGCGGTGGTCGGCATTCCCGACGAGCGCATGGGCGAGGAGCTGTGCGCGTGGGTGCGTTTGAAGCCCGGCGCGGACGTCAGCCCGGACGATATACGCGAGTTCTGCCGCGGCCAGATCGCCCACTATAAAGTCCCGCGCTACGTGCGTATCGTCGGCGAATTCCCCACCACGGTGACGGGAAAAGTCCAGAAATATCTGATCAGAGAGGCGATGGTCGCCGATCTCGGAAAGGAAGAAGAATAA
- a CDS encoding beta-glucosidase H — MMRRTAYLAATLLSSTVALSGAQAQDMIYKDKSAPIEARVDDLMGRLTIDEKILLLAGESSMTLNPIPRLGIPSLRMTDGPTGVRSPDGKPATVFPVGVAMAATWNPDLTAKVGAAIGKETLAHGADVLLAPTVNIVRTPRWGRNFETYSEDPYLAGQIGLGYVKGAQGAGIGVSLKHFAANNQETNRFIVDSVVDPRTLREIYLPAFETVIKGGDPWSVMAAYNKINGTHAAENRWLLTDLLKSEWGYKGFVVSDWGAVHSTATTVNAGMDLEMPGPPNHFGPKLRKAVEEGKVTAAQLDDNARRMVRLIVRSGAIERGVVRPVAGQTPRNAALAQSAAEEAIVLLKNSGVLPLPPSIKSLAVIGPNADVVRIQGGGSSAVVPFETSTPLAALKAALPGVRIDYARGVDNEETPPGASAKLFSPGTDRSVTGLAATYYANADMSGEPVKRETATSFLKRISGNIAGPQVTGYAAFRWEGLFWPDKSGTYEFSTRGTGNATIILDGNTVLSKASASKPDIRDVLGFPIPRRTVSVQLEAGRSYPIRLDYVNGQTPYEYLSFGIREPLPSFDEAVAAARGADAVLLFVGSSSTTEGEGYDRTSLDLPGGQNKLVEAILAANPKTAVVVNAGAAMTMPWSDKAPAIVDMWLPGEGGAAALANVLTGKVNPSGKLPVTFPARTEDDAINLKGAKTPYSEGLLVGYRGYVAKGVKPLFAFGHGLSYTSFAYSALSAPTRVKGGEAVSAKLTLRNTGKRAGKEVVQIYVAPLAPAAGDPPIALRGFAKVDIAPGARRSVSVTLDPRAFSQFDAERGQWRVVPGRYRIMAGSSSADIRQQREIDVTAE; from the coding sequence ATGATGCGCCGGACAGCCTATCTGGCGGCAACTCTGCTGTCTTCCACGGTGGCGCTGTCCGGCGCACAGGCGCAGGATATGATCTACAAGGACAAATCGGCGCCGATCGAGGCGCGCGTCGACGACCTGATGGGGCGGCTGACGATCGACGAAAAGATCCTGCTGCTCGCGGGCGAAAGCTCGATGACGCTGAACCCGATTCCACGGCTCGGCATCCCCTCGCTCCGCATGACCGACGGGCCGACCGGCGTGCGCTCGCCCGACGGCAAGCCCGCGACGGTGTTCCCCGTCGGTGTCGCAATGGCGGCGACGTGGAACCCCGACCTCACGGCCAAGGTCGGCGCGGCGATCGGCAAGGAAACGCTCGCACATGGCGCCGACGTCCTCCTCGCGCCGACGGTCAATATCGTGCGCACCCCGCGCTGGGGCCGCAATTTCGAAACCTATTCCGAAGACCCGTATCTCGCGGGCCAGATCGGGCTCGGCTATGTGAAGGGCGCGCAGGGCGCGGGCATCGGCGTCTCGCTCAAGCATTTCGCCGCGAACAATCAGGAAACGAACCGCTTCATCGTCGACTCGGTGGTCGATCCGCGCACGCTGCGCGAAATCTATCTGCCGGCGTTCGAGACGGTGATCAAAGGGGGTGATCCCTGGTCGGTGATGGCGGCGTACAACAAGATCAACGGCACCCATGCGGCCGAGAACCGCTGGCTGCTGACCGACCTGCTCAAGAGTGAATGGGGCTATAAGGGCTTTGTCGTGTCGGACTGGGGCGCGGTCCATTCGACCGCGACGACCGTCAATGCGGGCATGGACCTCGAAATGCCGGGGCCGCCGAACCATTTCGGTCCCAAGCTCAGAAAGGCGGTCGAGGAGGGCAAGGTCACGGCCGCGCAGCTCGACGACAATGCGCGCCGTATGGTGCGCCTGATCGTGCGCAGCGGAGCGATCGAACGCGGTGTCGTCCGCCCGGTCGCCGGGCAGACGCCGCGCAATGCCGCGCTCGCGCAGAGCGCGGCCGAGGAAGCGATCGTCCTGCTCAAGAACAGCGGCGTCCTGCCGCTGCCGCCGTCGATCAAATCGCTCGCGGTGATCGGCCCCAACGCCGACGTCGTGCGCATCCAGGGCGGCGGCAGCTCGGCGGTGGTGCCGTTCGAGACGAGCACGCCGCTCGCCGCGCTCAAGGCGGCGTTGCCGGGCGTCCGGATCGACTATGCGCGCGGCGTCGACAATGAAGAGACGCCGCCGGGTGCCAGCGCCAAGCTGTTCAGCCCCGGAACCGACCGCAGCGTCACCGGCCTTGCGGCGACCTACTATGCCAACGCCGATATGAGCGGCGAGCCGGTGAAACGCGAAACCGCGACGAGCTTTTTGAAGCGGATCAGCGGCAATATCGCCGGGCCGCAGGTTACCGGCTATGCAGCGTTCCGCTGGGAAGGGCTGTTCTGGCCCGACAAGAGCGGCACGTATGAATTCAGCACCCGCGGCACCGGCAACGCGACGATCATACTCGACGGCAACACCGTGCTGTCGAAAGCAAGTGCGTCGAAGCCCGACATCCGCGACGTGCTCGGTTTTCCGATCCCGCGGCGGACGGTATCGGTCCAGCTCGAGGCGGGGCGCAGCTACCCAATCCGGCTCGATTATGTGAACGGTCAGACCCCCTATGAATATCTGAGCTTCGGTATTCGCGAGCCGCTTCCGTCGTTCGACGAAGCGGTCGCCGCGGCGCGCGGCGCCGATGCCGTGCTGCTGTTCGTCGGCTCGTCGTCGACCACCGAGGGCGAGGGCTATGACCGCACCTCGCTCGACCTGCCGGGCGGCCAGAACAAGCTCGTCGAGGCGATCCTCGCCGCCAATCCGAAGACCGCGGTCGTCGTCAACGCTGGGGCGGCGATGACGATGCCCTGGTCCGACAAGGCGCCCGCGATCGTCGACATGTGGCTGCCGGGCGAGGGCGGCGCCGCCGCGCTCGCCAATGTCCTGACCGGTAAGGTCAACCCGTCGGGCAAGCTGCCCGTGACCTTCCCGGCGCGGACCGAAGACGATGCGATCAACCTCAAGGGCGCCAAGACGCCCTATTCGGAAGGGCTGCTCGTCGGTTATCGCGGCTATGTCGCAAAGGGCGTGAAGCCGCTCTTCGCCTTCGGACACGGGCTCAGCTACACAAGCTTTGCCTATTCGGCGCTGTCGGCGCCCACGCGCGTCAAAGGCGGCGAAGCGGTTTCGGCGAAACTTACCCTCCGCAACACCGGCAAGCGCGCGGGCAAGGAAGTGGTGCAAATCTATGTCGCGCCGCTCGCACCCGCGGCGGGTGATCCGCCGATCGCGCTGCGCGGCTTTGCCAAAGTCGACATCGCGCCCGGCGCGCGCCGCTCGGTCAGCGTGACACTTGACCCCCGCGCCTTTTCGCAGTTCGACGCCGAACGCGGCCAGTGGCGCGTCGTCCCCGGCCGCTACCGGATCATGGCCGGGTCGTCGTCAGCCGATATTCGCCAGCAGCGCGAGATCGACGTGACGGCCGAGTGA
- a CDS encoding tannase/feruloyl esterase family alpha/beta hydrolase — MRAASLLFLAGGSLLAACTANEPAPAPTPAVQKIGSCEGLTGLALKDGKVDAASSLAGGAMVNLEAGKPGLPAPAAFCRVQATLSPVPGSSIKVEVWLPERQGWNGKLLGAGNGGFGANMLLPSLLMRGAVQKGYAAVGTDMGHVSEADVDASWALNAPEKIRDYGWRANHVGAETAKQVIAAFYENPLSASYFHGCSDGGRQALTLAQRYPADYDAIIAGAPAMPWTRMASAFANNAVAASKPGGDLSIAKLKLLQTASLGQCDGLDGVKDGVIDDPRSCHFDPAKLACKGGEGTDCLTPGEVATAKLFYEGPKTADGKSFYPGFAPGAEAEAGTWSQWLTGKTSQHVKFGTAFFRYFVHANPDWKMSDFNLERDYALAKARVGGDLDADRTDLGAFYKRGGKLILYHGWNDAGIPAQNTVDYYERLVAANPRAAATSVRLFMVPGMSHCLAGPGPNNFDPLAALDGWRQGGPAPERIIATKYDNDLFAYIGLPAKAGRTRPLCAFPKVAKWDSKGSTDDAASFTCEAPGK; from the coding sequence ATGAGGGCCGCGTCGCTCCTCTTCCTCGCCGGCGGATCGCTGCTCGCGGCCTGCACCGCGAACGAACCCGCACCGGCGCCGACGCCCGCTGTGCAAAAGATCGGCAGCTGCGAAGGGCTGACCGGTTTGGCGCTGAAGGACGGCAAGGTCGACGCCGCGAGTTCGCTCGCGGGCGGCGCGATGGTCAATCTCGAGGCCGGCAAGCCCGGCCTACCGGCGCCCGCCGCTTTCTGCCGCGTGCAGGCGACGCTGTCTCCGGTGCCCGGATCGTCGATCAAGGTCGAGGTGTGGCTGCCCGAACGTCAGGGCTGGAACGGCAAGCTGCTCGGCGCAGGCAACGGCGGCTTCGGTGCGAACATGCTGCTGCCGTCGCTCCTGATGCGCGGCGCGGTGCAGAAGGGCTATGCCGCGGTTGGCACCGACATGGGGCATGTCAGCGAGGCCGATGTCGACGCGAGCTGGGCGCTGAACGCGCCCGAGAAAATCCGCGACTATGGCTGGCGTGCCAACCATGTCGGCGCCGAGACGGCGAAACAGGTGATCGCTGCCTTTTATGAAAATCCGCTGTCGGCGAGCTATTTCCACGGCTGTTCGGATGGCGGGCGGCAGGCGCTGACGCTCGCGCAGCGCTACCCCGCCGATTATGATGCGATCATCGCGGGCGCCCCCGCAATGCCGTGGACGCGCATGGCGAGCGCCTTCGCGAACAATGCCGTCGCGGCGAGCAAGCCCGGCGGCGACCTGTCGATAGCGAAATTGAAGCTGCTCCAGACGGCATCGCTCGGGCAGTGCGATGGGCTCGATGGCGTGAAGGACGGCGTGATCGACGATCCGCGCTCCTGCCATTTCGATCCCGCCAAGCTCGCGTGCAAGGGCGGCGAGGGCACTGATTGCCTGACACCTGGCGAAGTCGCGACCGCGAAGCTGTTCTACGAAGGACCAAAAACCGCTGACGGCAAGAGCTTCTACCCCGGCTTCGCGCCCGGCGCCGAGGCCGAGGCGGGCACCTGGTCGCAATGGCTGACCGGCAAGACGTCGCAGCATGTGAAGTTCGGCACCGCCTTCTTCCGCTATTTCGTGCACGCCAATCCCGACTGGAAAATGTCCGACTTCAACCTCGAGCGCGACTATGCGCTGGCAAAGGCACGCGTCGGCGGCGATCTCGACGCCGACCGCACCGACCTTGGCGCTTTCTACAAGCGCGGCGGCAAGCTGATCCTCTATCACGGCTGGAACGACGCCGGGATCCCGGCGCAGAATACCGTCGATTATTACGAGCGTCTGGTCGCCGCCAACCCGCGCGCCGCGGCGACCTCGGTGCGCCTGTTCATGGTGCCCGGCATGTCGCACTGTCTTGCGGGACCGGGGCCGAACAATTTCGATCCGCTCGCTGCGCTCGACGGCTGGCGGCAGGGCGGACCCGCGCCCGAGCGGATCATCGCGACCAAATATGACAACGATCTGTTCGCCTATATCGGCCTCCCCGCAAAGGCCGGGCGGACGCGGCCGCTCTGTGCATTCCCCAAGGTCGCGAAATGGGACAGTAAGGGTTCGACCGACGATGCGGCGAGCTTTACCTGCGAGGCACCCGGAAAATGA
- a CDS encoding serine hydrolase domain-containing protein, protein MKLLIALALSCAPVAALAQTVAADTPGKLASGVQYVQPKDWTASKQGPALVFTSPEGDLRIVVAEVGTAADAKDAAAKAWAIVRPGAAPDLRTSTAAPPADGWEERVSFAYDTLPTERAARAATALRKGTAWTVLIVDGSAGTAAKRSAAMSVVAQGLRPAGFQKESFAGKTAHELTPERVKLLTDFVEQSRQELEVPGVGFALIDDGKVLWQGGFGVRALGSPEKVDEHTKFMIASNTKGMTTLLLSTLADEGKLRWDEKVVDLYPEFRLGNDEVTKSVLVKHLICACTGLPRKDFSFILADKGQPAADTFAQLAATMPTSKFGDLFQYNNQLASAAGYVGGHILYPKMEFGAAYDRAMEEKVFQPLGMKDSSFDYAEGMAGNWAAPHGLDIDGKVTLMSNDFNWAPYPYRPAGAAFSTTADMVRYVQLELGKGMLDGKRVVSETNLLARREKGVQVGPDSWYGMGLFQRDASGVQVVTHGGTLMGYHSTWFALPESGVGLVILVNSDPGASMLAPTLRRLLEILYDGQPEAARDITAAATRIKAQASAKRERLTYPGDPAVLAGLAGHYSDPSVGQISISEKNGQKWIKAGFVEGPIATRKNADGSMSIVSVGPGNIGVDALVGTKDGKRTLNINDGQQTQYLYVED, encoded by the coding sequence GCGCCCGTCGCCGCCCTTGCGCAGACCGTCGCGGCGGACACGCCCGGCAAGCTCGCCAGCGGCGTGCAATATGTCCAGCCCAAGGACTGGACCGCATCGAAGCAGGGCCCCGCGCTCGTCTTCACCTCGCCCGAGGGTGACCTTCGCATCGTCGTCGCCGAGGTCGGAACCGCCGCCGATGCCAAGGACGCGGCCGCAAAGGCGTGGGCGATCGTCCGCCCGGGCGCCGCGCCGGATCTGCGCACCAGCACCGCCGCTCCCCCGGCCGACGGTTGGGAAGAGCGCGTGAGTTTCGCCTATGACACGCTGCCCACCGAGCGCGCCGCGCGCGCGGCGACCGCATTGCGCAAGGGCACCGCGTGGACCGTGCTGATCGTCGACGGCTCGGCGGGCACCGCCGCGAAGCGCTCGGCCGCGATGTCGGTGGTCGCGCAGGGACTGCGCCCCGCCGGTTTCCAGAAGGAAAGCTTCGCGGGCAAGACCGCGCACGAACTCACGCCCGAGCGCGTCAAGCTGCTCACCGATTTCGTCGAGCAGAGCCGGCAGGAACTCGAAGTCCCCGGCGTCGGCTTTGCGCTGATCGATGATGGCAAGGTGCTTTGGCAGGGCGGCTTCGGCGTCCGTGCGCTCGGCTCGCCCGAAAAGGTCGACGAACACACCAAATTCATGATCGCGTCGAACACCAAGGGGATGACCACGCTGCTCCTCTCGACGCTCGCCGACGAGGGCAAGCTGCGCTGGGACGAGAAGGTCGTCGATCTCTATCCCGAATTCCGCCTCGGCAACGACGAGGTCACCAAGTCGGTGCTCGTCAAGCATCTGATCTGCGCCTGCACCGGCCTGCCGCGCAAGGACTTCAGCTTCATCCTCGCCGACAAGGGCCAGCCGGCCGCGGACACCTTTGCGCAGCTTGCCGCCACCATGCCGACCAGCAAGTTCGGCGACCTGTTCCAGTATAACAACCAGCTCGCCTCAGCGGCGGGCTATGTCGGCGGGCATATCCTCTATCCGAAGATGGAATTCGGCGCCGCCTATGACCGCGCGATGGAAGAAAAGGTCTTCCAGCCGCTCGGCATGAAGGACAGCAGCTTCGATTATGCCGAGGGCATGGCGGGCAATTGGGCGGCACCGCACGGCCTCGACATCGACGGCAAGGTGACGCTGATGTCGAACGACTTCAACTGGGCGCCCTATCCCTATCGTCCGGCGGGCGCGGCCTTTTCCACCACCGCCGATATGGTCCGCTACGTCCAGCTCGAACTCGGCAAAGGCATGCTCGACGGCAAGCGCGTGGTGAGCGAAACCAACCTGCTCGCGCGGCGCGAGAAGGGTGTGCAGGTGGGACCCGACAGCTGGTACGGCATGGGGTTGTTCCAGCGCGACGCCTCGGGGGTGCAGGTCGTCACGCATGGCGGCACGCTGATGGGTTATCACAGCACATGGTTTGCGCTGCCCGAGTCCGGCGTCGGCCTCGTGATCCTGGTCAACAGCGATCCGGGTGCGTCGATGCTTGCGCCGACACTCCGCCGCCTGCTCGAAATACTCTACGACGGCCAGCCCGAGGCAGCGCGCGACATCACCGCCGCCGCGACGCGGATCAAGGCGCAGGCCAGTGCGAAGCGCGAGCGGCTGACCTATCCGGGCGATCCCGCGGTGCTCGCGGGCCTCGCCGGACACTATAGCGATCCCTCGGTCGGTCAGATCAGCATCAGCGAGAAGAACGGCCAGAAATGGATCAAGGCCGGCTTCGTCGAGGGGCCGATCGCCACGCGCAAGAACGCCGACGGCAGCATGTCGATCGTCTCGGTCGGCCCCGGCAATATCGGAGTCGATGCGCTGGTCGGCACCAAGGATGGCAAGCGCACGCTCAACATCAACGACGGCCAGCAGACCCAGTATCTATACGTCGAGGATTGA